Genomic window (Phycisphaerae bacterium):
CTCCTTGATGATGAGCATGCTGTCCACACTGGGCAGCCGTACGGTCCCAATCTCGTAGATCGATTCGGCACTGACCAGGGCCCCGTAGTAGCCGACGGCCCCAAGCGTGAGCGTGATCACGGCCACGATCGAGAATGCAGCCATCAACTTCTTGCCAACAGTCCACTGCGATTTCATGGGAGTCTCCTGCCGCGAGCGCACACGAGGTGCGCGACGCACTACTGACACCGAGACGTTGGGCTCTGGGACTTGTCCGACGACCTGCCGGGTCCTGCCGGACAGACCATCGTCCGATTGGGGAAAGGCCTTAAACAGTTCGCTCTAGTCGCGACGCGCCGAAACCGACGCACCCACCCGCTACGGTGGAATTATCGGGTGGTTTGGGTCACGCAGTTGCTGCCGCCCCGCAACTCAAGAAAGTCGGGCACGCGACGTCGTGCGCCGCGTGCCCGAAAGGACACATCAACAGAGCAAGCAGGAGGTTTGTGACGGGCGGTCGCCCGCAGGTTCGTCACGATGCCGCAAGCAGGCGCTCCTCCAGCACCGCGCGCAGTTTCAGCATGGCCTGGTTCTGGATCTGCCGGACGCGTTCCTTGCTGACGCCGAGCAGGTCGCCAACCTGGTCGAGCGTCTTACGCCGCTGGCCCGCTCTGACCGCTGGCTGGTCGAGCGAGAATCGGGCGCTCAGCACGCGCCGCTCGACGGTGCTCAGATCGGCGGAGTTCTCGAAGAGAATGCGCTTCAACTCGTCCACGCAGTCAAGTTCGATGCCTTCACGCCGGGTTTCGAGATAGTCGCTCCGTTCCATGGCCGGATCGTAGGGCGCCGGGAACTGTGCGCGATGACGCGCGGCCTTGGCGCCGGCGCGCGAGAAGCTTGCCAGGATCGCCCGACAGGCGTACGTGCTGAACTTGAAGCCGCGGCTCGCGTCAAACTTGTCCACGCACCGCAGCAGCGCGAGGTTGCCCTCGCTCACCAGCTCGCCGAGCTCGACGCCGTTGTTCCGCGAGCGCCGCGCCATCGCGAGCACCAGGGACGTGTTGGCCCGCACGATATCCGTGCGCAGCTCCTGAGCCAGACTGTCCCAGTGCAACAGCTCGCGCGCGGCCCGGCCACTCAGACGCTGCCCGCGATACCGCGTGAGCACCCGCATGACGCGCGCGCGGCAGTAATTGAACCGCAGGAACAGCCGCTGCTCCGCGGCGGCGGTCAGGACTTCGGTCCCAGGCGACGCGTCGGAACTCGTCACGCGCTCGCTGGCCTGGGAGGCTGACCGCGCATCGTCGACCGGCAAATCGCCCTCCGGCATCGTCGCACGACGGAAGCTCGGGTGGTACACGCATTCCACCGGTTCGGCCAGCCGCCGCTGCAGGTGTTCGATCTCGTCAAGTGAGAATCGCCGCAGGGCGCCGGTCGGCGGCAGCTTCGCGGTGGGATTGAGCTTGCGAACGACCGTGGTCGCGCGAGTCGCGAGTTTGGCCTTACTGATCGTTGGCTTCATAACTCACAT
Coding sequences:
- a CDS encoding sigma-70 family RNA polymerase sigma factor, which gives rise to MPEGDLPVDDARSASQASERVTSSDASPGTEVLTAAAEQRLFLRFNYCRARVMRVLTRYRGQRLSGRAARELLHWDSLAQELRTDIVRANTSLVLAMARRSRNNGVELGELVSEGNLALLRCVDKFDASRGFKFSTYACRAILASFSRAGAKAARHRAQFPAPYDPAMERSDYLETRREGIELDCVDELKRILFENSADLSTVERRVLSARFSLDQPAVRAGQRRKTLDQVGDLLGVSKERVRQIQNQAMLKLRAVLEERLLAAS